A single window of Deinococcus misasensis DSM 22328 DNA harbors:
- a CDS encoding ABC transporter substrate-binding protein, translating into MKKIFLTVLLIAGAAQAQKADSVRIGIFPNVTHAAGLVAVNQKLFQKELGNVKLEVKEFANGSQINEAFAAGAIDFAYVGPGPAMNAFMRGVPIQVIAGAAQAGAVLVSRGDIKITGVKGLKGKKVAVPTRGSTQDISLRYILREAGLKPTDQGGDVTIVPINPADMPAAFASKQVDAALVQEPWGAVLEQQGAKLVLNERQIWKGGNYTTTVLVGNTTFMKNNPKITEDIVKGHLAGINFIKQSNVLAQKALSNEIHDITNVRPDQKVLFKALARTKVGWQIPLDTLEEYAELNRDAGFARTTPDFSQFLNLSLVQKLVK; encoded by the coding sequence ATGAAAAAGATCTTCCTGACCGTTCTCCTGATTGCTGGCGCAGCACAAGCCCAGAAAGCCGACTCTGTCCGAATTGGCATCTTCCCCAACGTCACCCACGCCGCAGGTCTGGTGGCCGTCAACCAGAAACTGTTCCAGAAAGAACTGGGCAACGTCAAACTGGAAGTCAAAGAATTTGCCAACGGCTCCCAAATCAACGAAGCTTTCGCCGCTGGTGCCATTGATTTCGCTTATGTGGGACCCGGTCCAGCCATGAACGCTTTCATGCGCGGCGTGCCCATTCAGGTGATTGCAGGTGCAGCACAGGCCGGAGCCGTGCTGGTCTCCAGAGGGGACATCAAAATCACCGGGGTCAAAGGCCTGAAAGGCAAAAAGGTGGCGGTTCCCACCCGTGGCTCTACGCAAGACATCTCTCTGCGTTATATCCTGAGAGAAGCAGGCTTGAAACCCACCGATCAGGGAGGCGATGTCACCATCGTCCCCATCAACCCCGCTGACATGCCTGCTGCATTTGCCTCCAAACAGGTGGATGCCGCTCTGGTGCAAGAACCGTGGGGCGCTGTGCTGGAACAGCAAGGGGCCAAACTGGTGCTGAACGAGCGGCAAATCTGGAAAGGTGGCAATTACACCACCACCGTGCTCGTCGGCAACACCACCTTCATGAAAAACAACCCCAAGATCACCGAAGACATCGTCAAAGGTCACCTTGCAGGCATCAACTTCATCAAACAATCCAATGTGCTGGCCCAGAAAGCCCTCTCCAACGAAATTCACGACATCACCAACGTCCGTCCCGACCAGAAAGTGCTGTTCAAGGCCCTTGCCCGCACCAAAGTGGGCTGGCAAATCCCTCTGGACACCCTCGAAGAGTACGCCGAGTTGAACCGTGACGCTGGCTTTGCACGCACCACCCCTGATTTCTCCCAATTCCTCAACCTGAGTCTGGTCCAAAAACTTGTCAAGTGA
- a CDS encoding DUF4395 domain-containing protein produces MDHRPSLEHFQQSNMIALTLIGLALQVPVLLMCLAVAILLGAISPAHSPFRWLYSKITGIQFPKPSGFDASQFAQLLGSAFLLSASVALFSQNFLLAVVLGGMVVILALINLTTGFCLGCQIYYHLKLQTYRLRQSRQ; encoded by the coding sequence ATGGACCACAGACCAAGCCTTGAACACTTCCAGCAAAGCAACATGATCGCCCTGACACTGATCGGACTGGCGCTTCAGGTGCCTGTGCTGCTCATGTGTCTGGCCGTTGCGATCCTGCTCGGGGCCATCTCCCCTGCCCACTCTCCTTTCCGTTGGCTGTACAGCAAAATCACTGGAATCCAGTTTCCCAAACCCTCTGGTTTTGATGCCAGCCAATTTGCCCAACTGCTGGGAAGCGCCTTTTTGCTTTCCGCCAGTGTGGCCCTTTTCAGCCAGAACTTCCTGCTCGCCGTGGTGCTTGGAGGCATGGTGGTGATCCTGGCCCTCATCAACCTGACCACAGGTTTTTGCCTCGGTTGCCAGATCTACTACCACCTGAAACTCCAGACCTACCGCCTCCGCCAGAGCAGACAGTAA
- a CDS encoding Rrf2 family transcriptional regulator, whose product MRLSTTDIYSFQALGYLGMQELDRWVSSDEISEHTGIARPYLVRILALLSSKNIIKSKKGIGGGYALARKPHLISLCEVVRAVDGPVAPLSCISLNWHEDCPEEPRCFARNKIWRRIRDAVLEVLGEMTVADLVQDFKQGNNYSYCLNHLLRPNV is encoded by the coding sequence ATGCGTCTTTCCACCACCGACATCTACTCGTTTCAAGCCCTCGGGTATCTGGGGATGCAAGAGCTGGACCGTTGGGTCAGCAGCGACGAGATCAGTGAGCACACCGGCATTGCGCGTCCTTATCTGGTTCGCATTCTGGCTTTGCTTTCCAGCAAAAACATCATCAAATCCAAAAAAGGGATTGGCGGAGGTTATGCTCTGGCACGCAAACCTCACCTGATCAGCCTGTGCGAGGTGGTGCGTGCCGTGGATGGTCCGGTGGCCCCCCTGTCTTGCATCAGCCTGAACTGGCATGAAGACTGCCCCGAGGAACCCCGCTGCTTTGCCCGCAACAAAATCTGGCGCAGGATCCGGGATGCCGTTCTGGAAGTGCTGGGCGAGATGACCGTCGCCGATCTGGTTCAGGACTTCAAGCAGGGCAACAACTATTCTTATTGTCTGAACCACCTGCTCCGTCCCAACGTTTGA
- a CDS encoding roadblock/LC7 domain-containing protein: protein MSKQEQLQHIIDHLRSAIPELQGVMVASTDGLPIAYSMAGTDPTRVAAMAATALGLGKRISETLNAGTLSETSVTGSSAQILIYAAGTKGVLAVVAPSWSSVGLIHLEARDATRKIAELL from the coding sequence ATGAGCAAACAGGAACAACTGCAACACATCATCGATCACCTTCGCAGTGCCATCCCCGAGCTTCAAGGGGTTATGGTGGCCTCTACTGACGGTCTGCCCATCGCATACTCGATGGCCGGCACAGACCCGACCCGCGTGGCAGCGATGGCGGCAACGGCCCTAGGTCTGGGGAAGCGCATCAGTGAAACACTGAACGCCGGAACCCTTAGTGAAACCAGCGTCACTGGTTCAAGCGCACAGATCCTGATCTATGCTGCGGGCACCAAAGGCGTACTGGCTGTGGTTGCACCCAGTTGGTCCAGCGTGGGTCTGATTCACCTGGAAGCCCGTGATGCAACCCGCAAAATCGCAGAGCTGCTGTAA
- a CDS encoding ATP-dependent helicase: protein MDLLSQLNPNQAEAAAHFTGPALVIAGAGSGKTRTLVYRLAHLIMHHHVPPREILAVTFTNKAAAEMRERAEKLVYGAGDLWMSTFHSAGVRILRAYGERIGLKRGFVILDDDDQLDLLKEIMGSIPGMPQDSNPRYLRSIIDKAKSNLWTPDDLYLKGDEFMAGLKKDVAVEGYRRYESRMRGMNAIDFGDLLTETVRLFREVPDVLEKIQARARFIMIDEYQDTNTAQYEFARLLASKERNLLVVGDPDQSIYKFRGADIKNILDFQQDYSDAKVYKLQENYRSSAKVLTIANKLIENNTERLDKTLVPVKPDGEDVWFYRATDQKFESDFVAQQITLMSHRGYKLTDMAVLYRTNAQSRVVEESLRRSQIPAKIVGGVGFYDRREIKDILSYARLAINPSDDVAFRRIVGRPKRGIGDTAVQKLLDWGSLHRKSLLEAASMADTILERGANKCQEFALLMKDLHEKVEDYEPHHFLQLVIESTGYLEMLKNEGREGQDRRENLEELINAATDWSEQHEGGSIADFLDDAALLSSVDDEKVKRENGGVPEESITLMTLHNAKGLEFPVVFIVGVEEGLLPSRNSLMEPGGLEEERRLFYVGITRAMDRLYLTAAENRMQYGKTNACEDSRFLEEIEGGFVPVDLYGQPAGAKKRGSWSSFHPSAPSVPKSTAPSAAPDGFKGGEKVKHPKFGQGVVLAVAGFGDKQQITVNFAGVGNKTLMTKFANLSRA, encoded by the coding sequence ATGGATTTACTGTCACAGCTAAACCCCAATCAGGCAGAGGCCGCCGCACATTTCACCGGTCCTGCTCTGGTCATTGCCGGAGCAGGAAGTGGCAAAACCCGCACACTGGTTTACCGTCTGGCCCACCTGATCATGCACCATCATGTTCCCCCCAGAGAAATTCTGGCGGTCACCTTCACCAACAAGGCCGCTGCTGAAATGAGAGAACGCGCCGAGAAACTGGTCTACGGGGCCGGTGACCTCTGGATGAGCACCTTCCACTCTGCAGGCGTCCGCATTCTCAGGGCGTATGGTGAACGCATCGGACTCAAACGTGGCTTTGTGATCCTCGACGACGACGATCAACTGGACCTGCTCAAAGAAATCATGGGCAGCATTCCCGGCATGCCTCAAGATTCCAACCCGAGGTACCTGCGCTCCATCATCGACAAGGCCAAATCCAACCTCTGGACCCCCGATGACCTGTACCTCAAAGGGGATGAGTTCATGGCTGGCCTCAAAAAAGATGTGGCCGTCGAAGGGTACCGCCGTTACGAGTCCCGAATGCGTGGCATGAATGCCATCGATTTCGGGGACCTTCTCACCGAAACCGTTCGCCTGTTCAGGGAAGTCCCGGATGTGCTTGAAAAAATTCAGGCTCGGGCACGGTTCATCATGATCGATGAGTATCAGGACACCAACACCGCCCAGTATGAATTTGCAAGGCTTCTGGCCAGCAAAGAAAGAAATCTTCTGGTCGTTGGGGACCCCGACCAAAGCATTTACAAATTCAGGGGCGCAGATATTAAAAACATTCTGGACTTTCAACAGGATTATTCAGATGCCAAGGTCTACAAACTTCAGGAAAATTACCGTTCAAGTGCCAAGGTCCTGACCATCGCCAACAAACTCATCGAGAACAACACCGAGCGTCTGGACAAGACTCTGGTGCCTGTGAAGCCAGACGGGGAAGACGTGTGGTTTTACCGGGCCACCGACCAGAAGTTTGAATCCGACTTTGTGGCCCAGCAAATCACCCTGATGAGTCACCGTGGGTACAAACTCACCGACATGGCCGTGCTGTACCGCACCAACGCGCAATCTCGGGTGGTGGAAGAATCCTTAAGGCGCTCCCAGATCCCGGCCAAGATTGTGGGTGGGGTGGGCTTCTATGACCGCCGGGAAATCAAAGACATCCTGTCTTATGCCCGATTGGCCATCAACCCTTCAGACGATGTGGCTTTCCGGCGCATTGTGGGCCGTCCGAAAAGAGGCATCGGAGATACCGCTGTTCAGAAACTGCTGGATTGGGGCAGCCTGCACAGGAAATCCCTTCTGGAAGCCGCCAGCATGGCAGACACCATTCTGGAACGTGGGGCCAACAAATGCCAAGAGTTTGCCCTCCTGATGAAAGACCTCCACGAGAAAGTGGAGGACTACGAACCCCACCACTTCCTGCAACTGGTCATCGAGTCCACAGGCTACCTGGAAATGCTCAAAAACGAAGGGCGTGAAGGCCAGGACCGCCGCGAGAACCTGGAGGAACTCATCAACGCAGCCACCGACTGGAGCGAGCAGCACGAAGGAGGTTCGATTGCCGACTTCCTTGATGATGCAGCCTTGCTTTCCAGCGTGGACGATGAAAAAGTCAAACGGGAAAACGGGGGAGTCCCAGAGGAAAGCATCACCCTCATGACCCTGCACAACGCCAAAGGACTGGAGTTTCCGGTGGTGTTCATTGTGGGTGTGGAAGAGGGCCTGTTGCCCAGTCGGAACAGCCTGATGGAACCCGGTGGTCTCGAAGAGGAACGCCGCCTGTTTTACGTGGGCATCACCCGAGCCATGGACCGCCTGTACCTGACAGCCGCAGAGAACCGCATGCAATACGGAAAAACCAATGCCTGCGAAGACAGCCGTTTCCTTGAGGAAATTGAAGGTGGTTTTGTCCCTGTGGACCTGTACGGACAGCCCGCGGGTGCCAAAAAACGCGGCAGTTGGTCCAGTTTCCACCCGAGTGCCCCGAGTGTCCCCAAATCCACGGCACCTTCGGCTGCTCCAGATGGTTTCAAGGGGGGCGAAAAAGTCAAACACCCCAAGTTTGGGCAAGGGGTGGTGCTGGCAGTGGCTGGTTTCGGTGACAAACAGCAGATCACGGTCAACTTTGCAGGGGTGGGCAACAAAACCCTGATGACCAAGTTCGCCAATTTGTCTCGGGCTTGA
- a CDS encoding DUF4037 domain-containing protein: MQNLPDPIRLFLTDLANIPEVEALLLAGSQTAGTTDAHSDHDVYVYSSVMVPEASRRAVFEKHGAQMEVGNTFWELEDDGYIGRAPIELIYRSWEGLENDMERTVVRCEAWIGYTTCFWDNFIHSRILFDRTGKARALQEKYTVPYPDALAHNIIQKNLPLLKAQMPNYIDQVTKAIKRDDFVSINHRIAAFLASYFDILFALNRMPHPGEKKLIRIVKAHCQTIPEHFEEDVTAVTLLNVPLERVPFHLNRLAEEIETLL; the protein is encoded by the coding sequence ATGCAGAATTTACCCGATCCCATCAGACTTTTTCTGACCGACCTCGCCAACATTCCTGAAGTGGAGGCTTTGCTTCTGGCAGGCTCTCAAACCGCTGGAACCACCGATGCCCATTCAGACCACGATGTGTACGTTTATTCCTCGGTGATGGTGCCAGAGGCTTCAAGGCGTGCTGTCTTCGAGAAACATGGCGCACAGATGGAAGTGGGCAACACCTTCTGGGAACTGGAAGACGACGGTTACATTGGAAGGGCTCCCATCGAACTGATCTACCGGTCATGGGAAGGCCTCGAAAACGACATGGAACGCACCGTGGTGCGTTGCGAAGCGTGGATTGGCTACACCACCTGCTTCTGGGACAACTTCATCCATTCACGGATTCTGTTTGACCGGACAGGCAAAGCCAGAGCCCTGCAAGAAAAATACACTGTCCCTTACCCTGATGCGCTGGCCCACAACATCATCCAGAAAAACCTGCCCCTGTTAAAAGCCCAAATGCCCAACTACATCGATCAGGTGACCAAAGCCATCAAACGGGATGACTTTGTGAGCATCAACCACCGGATTGCAGCATTTCTGGCCTCTTATTTTGACATCCTGTTTGCCCTCAACCGGATGCCCCATCCCGGCGAGAAAAAACTCATTCGCATTGTCAAAGCACACTGTCAGACCATCCCAGAGCATTTTGAAGAAGATGTGACTGCCGTGACCTTGCTGAATGTGCCTCTGGAAAGGGTGCCTTTTCACCTGAACCGTCTGGCCGAAGAAATCGAAACCCTGCTCTGA
- a CDS encoding DUF192 domain-containing protein codes for MKTPLLLAALFLGTASAQLKLPAGVEAVPFGKAEVTFKGKVSRTVLLEAAISPEQAERGLMYRTSMPKNSGMLFLLGMQERQASFWMKNTLIPLDIAYFNARGVIVDILQMQPCKATDTNCQTYPSSKPVIGAIEMNIGWFKQNGIKVGDTVTYKLKY; via the coding sequence ATGAAAACACCCCTCCTCCTTGCCGCATTGTTTCTCGGGACCGCCAGTGCACAGTTGAAACTCCCTGCTGGAGTGGAAGCCGTCCCTTTTGGCAAAGCCGAAGTCACCTTCAAAGGCAAAGTTTCCCGCACGGTTCTGCTGGAAGCGGCCATCTCTCCAGAGCAAGCCGAACGTGGCCTCATGTACCGCACCAGCATGCCCAAAAACAGTGGGATGCTTTTCCTGCTGGGCATGCAAGAAAGACAGGCCAGCTTCTGGATGAAAAACACCCTGATTCCTCTGGACATTGCCTATTTCAATGCCAGAGGTGTGATTGTGGACATCCTGCAAATGCAGCCTTGCAAAGCCACCGACACCAACTGCCAGACCTACCCCTCCAGCAAACCTGTGATAGGGGCCATCGAAATGAACATCGGATGGTTCAAACAGAATGGCATCAAAGTCGGAGACACCGTCACTTACAAACTGAAGTATTGA
- the speA gene encoding biosynthetic arginine decarboxylase, translating to MKNTRFKPQDAAELYGVPYWSSGYFRVNDEGKLEVDLPGGLSIVLEEVIEELVARGKSMPIILRFPQVLAERVKSLSEAFRKAIKEYDYQGKYQGVFPIKVNQRRVVVETIAKAGYSYHTGLEAGSKAELALCLAQNIHPEALLCCNGFKDDGFVSLALWGRKLGKNVVITLEKMSELDRVLRLSKELNVKPAVGVRFKLNAKGSGQWEESGGDNAKFGLNAAELLHVVERLREEDMLDALTMIHCHIGSQITDIRRIKVAVREATNVYANLVKAGVPVKYLNVGGGLGVDYDGSKTTFYASMNYTMQEYAADVVYTIQEVCQRMEVQEPIIVSESGRALTAHHSVLVIPVLDVTGPNVDQSFIPERKEDQHQIVTDLEQLMENITVRNAREIYNDAVADKDTMNNLFNLGYLSLHDRARGEALFNAIIRKIAKAVQDMKYVPDELEDLPRVLADKYVCNFSLFQSLPDNWAIDTLFPIIPIHRLDERPTREATLVDITCDSDGKIDKFIDLRDVKRTLPLHEPDGNPYYLGIFLAGAYQDVLGSGHNLFGKVNEAHVVADKEEGYRIDLFVRGQKARRMIENMGYEEDDLRDSIEAQIETARKKGNFTPSEAKELGTTYTEELLGYTYLE from the coding sequence TTGAAAAACACCCGATTCAAGCCTCAAGATGCCGCTGAACTCTATGGGGTACCCTACTGGTCCAGCGGTTATTTTCGTGTCAACGACGAAGGCAAACTGGAAGTGGATTTGCCCGGCGGACTTTCCATCGTTCTCGAGGAAGTCATTGAGGAGCTCGTGGCACGCGGTAAGAGCATGCCCATCATTTTGCGTTTCCCGCAGGTGCTGGCAGAGCGCGTGAAAAGTCTTTCCGAGGCTTTCCGAAAAGCCATCAAGGAATACGATTACCAGGGGAAGTATCAGGGTGTTTTCCCGATCAAGGTGAATCAGAGGCGTGTGGTTGTGGAAACCATCGCCAAAGCAGGTTACTCCTACCACACTGGACTGGAAGCAGGCTCCAAAGCAGAACTTGCCCTGTGTCTGGCCCAGAACATCCACCCCGAGGCCTTGCTGTGCTGCAACGGCTTCAAAGACGATGGTTTTGTCAGTCTGGCCCTATGGGGACGCAAACTCGGCAAAAACGTGGTCATCACCCTTGAGAAAATGAGCGAACTGGACCGGGTGCTGCGCCTGTCCAAAGAACTCAATGTCAAGCCTGCGGTGGGGGTGCGTTTCAAACTGAATGCCAAAGGAAGCGGCCAGTGGGAAGAATCCGGTGGAGACAACGCCAAATTCGGACTCAACGCCGCCGAACTCTTGCACGTGGTGGAGCGCCTGCGCGAAGAGGACATGCTGGATGCCCTCACCATGATTCACTGCCACATCGGCTCCCAGATCACCGACATCCGCCGCATCAAAGTGGCCGTGCGTGAAGCCACCAATGTGTATGCCAACCTGGTGAAAGCTGGAGTGCCCGTCAAGTACCTGAACGTCGGGGGCGGCCTTGGCGTGGACTACGACGGTTCCAAAACCACCTTCTATGCCAGCATGAACTACACCATGCAGGAATACGCCGCAGACGTGGTTTACACCATTCAAGAAGTCTGCCAGCGCATGGAAGTGCAAGAACCCATCATCGTGTCCGAATCTGGACGTGCCCTGACTGCACACCACTCTGTTCTGGTGATCCCTGTTTTGGACGTGACTGGCCCCAATGTGGACCAGAGCTTCATCCCCGAGCGCAAAGAGGACCAGCACCAGATCGTCACGGACCTTGAGCAACTGATGGAAAACATCACCGTGCGCAACGCCCGTGAGATTTACAACGATGCAGTGGCAGACAAAGACACCATGAACAACCTGTTCAACCTCGGGTACCTGAGTCTGCATGACCGTGCCCGTGGTGAGGCCCTGTTCAATGCCATCATCCGCAAAATCGCCAAGGCCGTTCAGGACATGAAGTACGTCCCTGACGAGCTGGAAGATTTGCCGCGTGTGCTGGCAGACAAGTACGTCTGCAACTTCTCCCTGTTCCAGTCACTGCCAGACAACTGGGCCATTGACACGCTGTTCCCGATCATTCCGATTCACCGCCTCGATGAGCGTCCCACCCGTGAAGCCACACTGGTGGACATCACCTGTGACAGCGACGGCAAAATCGACAAGTTCATTGACCTGCGCGATGTGAAACGCACCCTGCCCCTGCATGAACCAGATGGAAACCCTTACTACCTCGGGATTTTCCTTGCTGGAGCCTATCAGGATGTGCTGGGGAGCGGTCACAACCTGTTCGGCAAAGTCAATGAAGCCCATGTGGTCGCAGACAAAGAAGAAGGGTACCGCATCGACCTCTTTGTGCGCGGTCAAAAAGCCCGCCGCATGATCGAGAACATGGGTTACGAAGAAGACGACCTGCGCGACTCCATCGAAGCCCAGATCGAAACCGCCCGCAAAAAAGGCAACTTCACCCCTTCCGAAGCCAAAGAACTCGGGACCACCTACACCGAGGAACTGCTCGGGTACACCTATCTGGAATGA
- a CDS encoding class I SAM-dependent RNA methyltransferase translates to MIVKIEKIIAGGLGLARSEQGVVLVEAGLPGEVLDVQVFQEKPIRTARIVRVLEASADRTDPLDAPPTLNLAHATYEAQLVYKQGIVQDALNRIGKIQMQVSKTQPSPSQWHYRTVAQYGIDSGRFFYRERGSHEKRTLRADPIAHDRIDRLLRTVDPAKLGAAHEVVFRTSILTGETLAALIGEGTPQDYQKAALYLADLGLHGVSHARPGKYRFQHGAKLVWGEPSILEQYGKHALSVMVSSFAQVNPEAAGALFLEAAELAGAGETALDLYGGSGALGFHLASNYGKVTVLDINQESLDRGKKDAERLKIKNVKFQRGDARRMNLGYGTITLDPPRAGLTPEVIEMLGRSQADTLVYVSCDPATWARDVKQLGEWGFKLQEAIPWDFYPHTSHVEVLSLLQR, encoded by the coding sequence TTGATCGTCAAAATCGAAAAAATCATCGCGGGTGGCCTCGGGCTTGCACGCAGTGAACAAGGTGTGGTGCTCGTCGAAGCTGGACTGCCCGGCGAAGTGCTGGATGTGCAGGTCTTTCAGGAAAAACCCATCCGAACCGCCCGGATTGTGCGTGTTCTGGAAGCTTCAGCAGACCGCACAGACCCTCTGGATGCTCCCCCCACCCTCAATCTGGCCCATGCGACCTACGAGGCGCAACTGGTCTACAAGCAGGGCATTGTGCAAGATGCCCTGAACCGCATTGGAAAAATCCAGATGCAGGTGTCAAAAACCCAGCCCAGCCCGAGCCAGTGGCATTACCGCACGGTGGCCCAGTATGGCATCGACTCGGGACGGTTTTTTTACCGCGAACGGGGCAGCCATGAGAAACGCACCTTGCGTGCAGATCCCATCGCCCATGACCGGATTGATCGCCTGCTCAGAACCGTGGACCCTGCAAAACTGGGGGCAGCCCATGAAGTGGTGTTCAGAACCAGCATCCTGACTGGAGAAACCCTAGCTGCCCTGATTGGAGAAGGCACCCCTCAGGATTACCAGAAAGCTGCATTGTATCTGGCAGATCTGGGCTTGCATGGGGTTTCCCATGCTAGACCGGGCAAGTACCGATTTCAGCATGGAGCCAAGCTGGTCTGGGGCGAACCGTCCATCCTGGAGCAATACGGCAAGCATGCCCTCTCTGTGATGGTGAGCAGTTTTGCACAGGTCAATCCAGAGGCTGCAGGGGCACTTTTCCTGGAGGCCGCCGAATTGGCTGGAGCAGGGGAGACGGCCCTCGACCTGTATGGGGGCAGTGGCGCTCTGGGGTTCCATCTTGCCAGCAACTACGGCAAAGTGACCGTTCTGGACATCAATCAGGAAAGTCTGGACCGGGGCAAAAAAGATGCGGAACGCCTGAAGATCAAAAACGTCAAATTCCAGAGGGGCGATGCCCGGCGCATGAACCTCGGGTATGGCACCATCACGCTGGATCCACCCAGAGCAGGTTTGACCCCTGAGGTCATTGAGATGCTTGGAAGAAGTCAGGCCGACACGCTGGTGTACGTTTCTTGCGATCCAGCCACATGGGCCAGAGATGTCAAGCAACTGGGCGAATGGGGATTCAAATTGCAAGAGGCCATCCCATGGGATTTTTATCCACACACCTCCCATGTGGAAGTTTTAAGTTTGCTGCAACGTTAA
- the acpS gene encoding holo-ACP synthase: MIVAIGTDLIEIHRIRKVLEREGDHFLHKIFTPEELHYCLKMADPVPSLAARFAAKEAFQKTWFEGHSWQDVWVVRDATPDGPFPFSRPYLKFSPQVTHIMQENLWVAHLSLTHTKEHAQAMVILEQQA; encoded by the coding sequence ATGATTGTGGCCATCGGCACCGACCTGATTGAAATCCACCGCATCCGCAAAGTGCTGGAACGGGAAGGCGACCACTTCCTGCACAAGATTTTCACCCCAGAGGAACTGCATTACTGCCTGAAAATGGCCGACCCTGTTCCCTCTCTGGCCGCACGTTTCGCTGCCAAAGAGGCCTTCCAGAAAACATGGTTTGAGGGACACAGCTGGCAAGACGTGTGGGTGGTGCGTGATGCCACACCAGACGGCCCTTTTCCCTTTTCCAGACCTTACCTCAAGTTCAGTCCACAGGTCACACACATCATGCAGGAAAACCTCTGGGTGGCCCACCTGTCCCTGACGCACACCAAGGAACACGCCCAGGCCATGGTGATACTGGAGCAGCAAGCCTGA
- a CDS encoding YjgN family protein has protein sequence MNELMLDEPRSYADPDQSLSKLHRIQFTGTANEYFRIWIVNLFLSVITLGVYAAWAKVRARQYLYSNTVVDGQSFEYLGDPIAILKGNILVAIAAACYYFSQLYQEVWMYVLLGIFGLFYPYLMYKSMRFMASSSAYRNIRFKFWGSLSDAYKYYLWWLLLVPPSLGLLFPLVHYYQRRYLLDNVSLGAAQSQFKGDVGRFYVVYLIAYGISIGMTAIFTLIAFTSVFGAILSGADPDSILANVGSIIVLVVTGLAYLVMLLVGVGLQQYIYAQLLNHSLDNTSLNDGQIRFRSRINHWTLIKIQLVNILAIVVSLGLLSPWAKIRYLKYVISRIGVIAPAGALDGLVAVSSQEDNAIGDAAAGFMDFDIGL, from the coding sequence ATGAATGAATTGATGCTTGATGAGCCAAGGTCTTACGCAGACCCTGACCAGTCGCTGTCCAAATTGCACCGCATCCAGTTCACTGGCACGGCCAACGAGTACTTCAGGATCTGGATTGTCAATCTGTTTTTGAGTGTCATCACCCTCGGGGTTTATGCAGCGTGGGCCAAGGTCCGGGCCAGACAGTACCTGTATTCCAACACCGTTGTGGATGGCCAGAGCTTTGAGTACCTTGGAGACCCCATCGCCATCCTGAAGGGCAACATTCTGGTGGCCATCGCAGCTGCCTGCTATTACTTCTCGCAGTTGTATCAGGAAGTCTGGATGTATGTGTTGCTGGGGATTTTTGGATTGTTTTACCCCTACTTGATGTACAAGTCCATGCGGTTCATGGCCAGCAGTTCGGCGTACCGCAACATCCGTTTCAAGTTCTGGGGCTCCCTTTCCGATGCTTACAAGTATTACCTTTGGTGGCTCTTGCTGGTGCCACCTTCTCTGGGATTGCTTTTTCCGCTGGTGCATTATTACCAGAGAAGATACCTGCTGGACAATGTCTCTCTGGGCGCTGCACAGTCCCAGTTCAAGGGAGATGTGGGCAGGTTTTATGTGGTTTACCTGATTGCCTACGGCATCAGCATCGGGATGACCGCCATTTTCACACTCATTGCTTTCACTTCGGTGTTTGGGGCCATTTTGAGTGGGGCAGACCCTGATTCCATTCTGGCCAATGTGGGAAGCATCATTGTTCTGGTGGTGACGGGTCTGGCCTATCTGGTCATGTTGCTGGTGGGTGTCGGCCTTCAACAATACATCTATGCCCAACTGCTCAACCACTCGCTGGACAACACCTCCCTGAACGACGGGCAAATCCGTTTCAGAAGCCGGATCAACCACTGGACCCTGATCAAAATCCAACTGGTCAACATTCTGGCCATTGTGGTGTCTCTGGGCCTCTTGAGCCCATGGGCCAAAATCCGTTACCTGAAATACGTGATCAGCCGGATTGGGGTGATTGCGCCTGCAGGGGCACTGGATGGACTGGTGGCGGTTTCTTCTCAGGAAGACAATGCCATTGGTGATGCAGCAGCAGGGTTCATGGACTTTGACATCGGACTTTGA